One Candidatus Delongbacteria bacterium genomic region harbors:
- the secE gene encoding preprotein translocase subunit SecE yields the protein MKFLREVIAEMKQVIWPNKTAVWESTKVVIGSTLVLVVFIFGSDQLLNWLVGLFL from the coding sequence ATGAAATTCTTACGAGAAGTAATCGCAGAGATGAAGCAGGTAATATGGCCTAATAAAACTGCGGTATGGGAGTCAACCAAAGTGGTTATTGGTTCTACACTTGTTCTAGTTGTGTTCATATTCGGTTCTGATCAGCTCTTGAATTGGCTGGTGGGATTATTTTTATAA
- a CDS encoding transporter substrate-binding domain-containing protein: MKLLAVFVLFCSLFLFAAENKVLKMGYRTNEKLPFIEKAPSDEGFYKDFYMEVAKRMGYKLEIIRSSKMRINEGLENGSIDFYPYYSFDNDRVKYSVWVNLWFENQHVAITVSSAKDLNTINDIKGLTQLESLGNANYFEGYDISGVKKNEVPELNVERALKLLELGRGDFYVYEKDILLYYLKKGNLTNFKIHKNLLPKKTYYYAGFSTKSPLFESENNPNYDQSKPLSEENMPIIPKKDSPVHKFQEVIKEMKNDGFTDKLYKKYFGEL; the protein is encoded by the coding sequence ATGAAATTGCTTGCAGTTTTCGTTTTGTTTTGTTCTCTATTTCTTTTTGCTGCAGAGAATAAAGTCTTGAAGATGGGCTATAGGACAAATGAAAAACTACCTTTTATCGAAAAAGCTCCTAGTGATGAAGGGTTTTACAAAGATTTTTACATGGAAGTGGCAAAAAGAATGGGGTATAAATTAGAGATTATTCGTTCTTCTAAAATGAGAATTAATGAAGGACTAGAAAACGGCTCTATAGACTTTTATCCATACTATTCGTTTGATAACGACAGGGTAAAGTATTCTGTTTGGGTAAACTTATGGTTCGAAAATCAGCATGTAGCCATAACTGTTTCTAGTGCTAAAGATTTAAATACAATCAACGACATAAAGGGATTAACGCAATTAGAATCTCTAGGTAATGCGAACTATTTTGAAGGATACGACATCTCTGGAGTTAAAAAAAACGAAGTTCCTGAGTTAAATGTTGAAAGAGCTTTGAAACTTTTAGAGTTGGGTCGTGGGGATTTTTATGTATACGAAAAAGACATCTTGTTGTATTATTTAAAAAAAGGAAATCTGACAAATTTCAAAATTCATAAGAATTTACTTCCAAAAAAAACTTATTATTATGCAGGATTCTCAACAAAATCTCCTCTTTTTGAATCTGAGAATAATCCTAATTATGATCAATCAAAACCTCTTTCAGAAGAAAACATGCCAATAATACCAAAGAAAGATTCTCCAGTACATAAGTTTCAAGAAGTTATTAAAGAAATGAAGAATGATGGCTTTACTGATAAGTTATATAAAAAATACTTTGGTGAATTGTAG
- a CDS encoding YibE/F family protein produces MKTVKYRDMIFAGLLLLFTIYLVVIPTGFEKETDNDYDRAKAVVLNTDNSDLEKHGIINTGCQNLEIRILDGKFKGFESSCTNFLYGKMELDKMFIEGDYLLASINFSGDKIISCEAIDHYRINYEIWLFSIFVIFLIIYAGFTGLKAVLSFIFSGLFIWKILLPGFLKGYDPVILSLIVVMILTAIIIFLVGGLNNKGYTAFLGSCAGIIITSILSILFGDLFVIHGAIKPFSETLLYSGFPHLDLTEIFLAGIFLASSGAVMDIAMDISASQHEIFEKNPNISRKELIFSGFRVGRAVVGTMTTTLLLAYSGGFTGLLMVFMAQGTPMTSILNLNYVSAEILHTIVGSFGLVTVAPMTAIMGGFIYVRKNRK; encoded by the coding sequence ATGAAAACAGTTAAATACAGAGATATGATTTTTGCGGGACTATTGTTATTATTTACGATCTATTTAGTTGTTATTCCAACAGGGTTTGAGAAAGAAACAGATAATGATTATGATCGAGCAAAAGCAGTTGTTTTAAATACTGACAACTCTGATCTTGAAAAACATGGAATAATCAACACAGGTTGTCAAAATCTTGAAATAAGAATCTTAGATGGTAAGTTTAAAGGATTTGAATCATCTTGCACGAATTTTCTTTATGGAAAAATGGAACTAGATAAAATGTTTATTGAAGGTGATTACCTTCTTGCTAGCATAAATTTTTCAGGAGATAAAATTATATCCTGTGAAGCAATAGATCATTATCGTATAAATTATGAGATTTGGCTGTTTTCAATCTTTGTAATATTTCTAATTATTTACGCTGGGTTCACTGGTTTAAAAGCTGTTTTATCATTTATCTTTTCAGGTTTATTTATCTGGAAAATACTTCTGCCAGGTTTTTTAAAAGGGTACGACCCTGTGATATTATCACTGATAGTAGTAATGATTTTAACTGCAATAATTATTTTTCTCGTTGGTGGTTTAAACAATAAAGGTTATACTGCATTTCTTGGTTCATGTGCAGGAATAATAATCACTTCAATTCTTTCTATACTATTTGGAGATCTCTTCGTTATTCATGGAGCGATTAAACCATTCTCAGAAACTTTACTTTATTCTGGATTTCCTCATCTTGATTTAACTGAAATTTTTCTAGCTGGAATTTTCCTTGCTTCAAGTGGTGCTGTAATGGATATCGCTATGGATATTTCAGCCTCTCAACATGAGATTTTTGAGAAAAACCCAAATATTTCTAGAAAAGAATTAATTTTTTCTGGCTTTAGAGTAGGTAGAGCGGTTGTTGGAACTATGACGACTACACTACTTCTAGCTTACTCTGGTGGGTTTACTGGTTTACTCATGGTCTTCATGGCACAAGGAACACCCATGACAAGCATATTGAATTTAAATTACGTGTCTGCAGAAATATTACATACGATTGTTGGAAGTTTTGGTCTTGTTACTGTAGCACCAATGACAGCTATTATGGGTGGATTTATTTATGTGAGGAAGAACAGGAAATAA
- the rpmG gene encoding 50S ribosomal protein L33 → MRDLVILACTECKRKNYTYTKNKKTHSGRVEFKKFCKFCAKHTPHKEGK, encoded by the coding sequence ATGAGAGACTTAGTAATTCTAGCTTGCACCGAATGTAAGAGAAAGAATTATACTTACACAAAAAACAAAAAAACGCATTCCGGTAGGGTTGAGTTTAAAAAGTTTTGTAAATTCTGTGCAAAACATACTCCTCACAAGGAAGGTAAATAG
- the nusG gene encoding transcription termination/antitermination factor NusG — translation MAAKWYILHVLTGEELKTKDFLESEAERLGYGEIEEIFVPTEEVVQMRKGKKVKKTKLFYPGYLFVNCELNKTIEHFLINNSKVLNFVGPGNKPQELSKKEVDRMLKRAKAIKGKERVEALYKIGDPVTIVDGPFTDFSGLVSEVNQEKQRLKVLVTIFGRSTPVDLDFLQVKQD, via the coding sequence GTGGCAGCAAAATGGTATATACTTCATGTATTAACCGGCGAAGAGCTCAAGACTAAAGACTTTCTAGAAAGTGAAGCTGAGAGGCTCGGGTACGGTGAAATAGAAGAGATATTTGTTCCAACAGAAGAAGTTGTACAAATGAGGAAGGGTAAAAAGGTAAAGAAAACTAAGTTGTTCTATCCTGGATATCTTTTTGTTAATTGTGAGCTCAATAAAACCATTGAGCATTTTTTGATTAATAACTCAAAAGTTCTAAACTTCGTTGGACCAGGTAATAAGCCTCAGGAACTTTCTAAAAAGGAAGTAGATCGTATGCTCAAGAGAGCTAAAGCGATTAAAGGTAAAGAAAGAGTTGAAGCTCTTTACAAAATTGGAGATCCTGTTACAATTGTTGATGGGCCATTTACAGACTTTAGTGGTCTTGTAAGTGAGGTTAATCAAGAAAAGCAGAGATTGAAAGTTTTGGTTACCATTTTTGGAAGAAGTACACCTGTGGATCTTGATTTCCTTCAGGTGAAACAGGATTAA
- the rplK gene encoding 50S ribosomal protein L11 has product MAKKVIGFIKLQLPAGQATPAPPVGPALGQKGVNIMEFCKTFNARTQDKKGDIIPVVITVYADKSFTFIMKTSPASDLIKKAIKLQKGSSVPNMDKVGKITRAQLEEIATKKMEDLNANDLDAAVNIIAGTCRSMGVEVEG; this is encoded by the coding sequence ATGGCGAAAAAAGTAATAGGTTTTATAAAACTTCAATTGCCTGCTGGACAAGCGACTCCGGCTCCACCAGTTGGACCGGCACTTGGACAAAAGGGTGTTAATATCATGGAGTTCTGTAAAACCTTTAATGCTAGAACGCAGGATAAAAAAGGAGATATCATACCGGTAGTCATTACCGTTTATGCTGACAAATCCTTTACTTTTATCATGAAGACTTCCCCTGCGTCTGATCTGATTAAGAAAGCCATAAAACTTCAGAAGGGTTCGTCAGTGCCGAATATGGATAAGGTCGGTAAGATAACAAGAGCTCAGCTTGAAGAGATCGCTACTAAAAAGATGGAAGATCTTAATGCTAATGATCTTGATGCTGCTGTAAACATTATCGCCGGTACCTGCAGAAGTATGGGTGTTGAGGTAGAAGGTTAA